The following are encoded together in the Diabrotica undecimpunctata isolate CICGRU chromosome 7, icDiaUnde3, whole genome shotgun sequence genome:
- the RpS21 gene encoding small ribosomal subunit protein eS21, protein MENDAGETVDLYCPRKCSASNRIIHAKDHASIQLSIADVDPQTGRMTESSKSYALCGAIRRMGESDDCIVRLTKKDGILAKNF, encoded by the exons ATGGAAAACGACGCAGGTGAAACCGTTGACTTGTACTGCCCAAGGAAATG CTCCGCCAGCAACAGAATTATCCACGCCAAAGATCATGCCTCCATCCAACTTAGCATTGCTGATGTAGATCCCCAAACCGGCAGAATGACCGAAAGCTCTAAAAGCTACGCATTGTGTGGTGCTATTAGGAGAATGGGTGAATCAGATGACTGCATTGTTAGGTTAACAAAGAAAGATGGAATCTTAGCAAA gAACTTCTAA